One stretch of Jiangella gansuensis DSM 44835 DNA includes these proteins:
- the nhaA gene encoding Na+/H+ antiporter NhaA: MPRRLFSRSSWPEAQFVASALRSETTGGFLMLIAAATALIWANVATDSYTTVSTTTIGPASLHLDLDLATWAADGLLAVFFLVAGLELKRELVVGSLRRPAEAIMPIVAAACGMIGPILAYTLTNVIGGGSMQGWAVPTATDIAFALAVLAVIGSRLPTALRAFLLTLAVVDDLLAITIIAVFFTSDLELWPLLGAAAILVVYALLQRRNVRGWWLYVPMGIVCWVLMHESGVHATVVGVAFGLLTRAKHRDGEAEAPAERVEHNVRPFSAVLCVPIFALFAAGVTVSGESLREVFTDPVPLGVVLGLVAGKALGIFGGTYLMARFSRAELNADLSWGDVFGLSAIAGIGFTVSLLIGDLAFQDDPYHGELVKTAVLIGSLMAALLATVVLGRRNAVYRRLAEEESRDEDHDGIPDVYQISDDDSSTR; the protein is encoded by the coding sequence GTGCCCCGCCGCCTGTTCAGCCGCTCCTCCTGGCCCGAGGCACAGTTCGTCGCCTCCGCGCTACGCAGCGAGACGACCGGCGGTTTCCTCATGCTCATAGCGGCGGCCACGGCGTTGATCTGGGCGAACGTGGCCACCGACTCGTACACCACCGTCAGCACCACCACCATCGGGCCGGCGAGCCTGCACCTCGATCTCGACCTGGCCACCTGGGCGGCCGACGGCCTGCTGGCCGTCTTCTTCCTCGTCGCCGGGCTCGAACTCAAGCGTGAGCTGGTGGTGGGGAGCCTGCGCCGCCCGGCAGAGGCGATCATGCCCATCGTGGCCGCCGCCTGCGGCATGATCGGGCCGATCCTGGCATACACGCTGACGAACGTCATCGGCGGCGGGTCCATGCAGGGCTGGGCGGTGCCGACGGCCACCGACATCGCGTTCGCCCTGGCGGTGCTCGCGGTCATCGGGTCCCGGCTGCCTACCGCGCTGCGGGCGTTCCTGCTCACCCTCGCCGTCGTCGACGACCTGCTCGCCATCACGATCATCGCCGTCTTCTTCACCAGCGACCTCGAACTGTGGCCGCTGCTCGGCGCCGCCGCCATCCTGGTCGTCTACGCCCTGCTGCAGCGGCGCAACGTGCGCGGATGGTGGCTCTACGTCCCCATGGGCATCGTGTGCTGGGTGCTCATGCACGAGAGCGGCGTGCACGCCACCGTCGTCGGTGTCGCGTTCGGCCTGCTCACCCGGGCCAAGCACCGCGACGGCGAGGCCGAGGCCCCGGCGGAGCGGGTCGAGCACAACGTGCGGCCCTTCTCCGCCGTGCTCTGCGTTCCGATCTTCGCGCTGTTCGCCGCCGGCGTCACGGTGTCCGGCGAGTCGCTGCGGGAGGTCTTCACCGACCCGGTGCCGCTGGGCGTGGTGCTCGGCCTGGTGGCCGGCAAGGCCCTGGGCATCTTCGGCGGCACCTACCTGATGGCGCGCTTCTCCCGCGCCGAGCTCAACGCCGACCTCTCCTGGGGCGACGTGTTCGGACTGTCGGCGATCGCCGGAATCGGGTTCACGGTCTCGTTGCTCATCGGTGACCTGGCCTTCCAGGACGATCCGTACCACGGCGAGCTGGTCAAGACCGCCGTTCTGATCGGGTCGCTCATGGCCGCGCTGCTGGCCACCGTCGTACTCGGACGACGCAACGCCGTCTACCGCCGGCTGGCGGAGGAGGAGTCGCGTGACGAGGACCACGACGGCATCCCAGACGTCTACCAAATCAGCGATGACGATTCGAGCACCCGCTGA
- a CDS encoding pyridoxamine 5'-phosphate oxidase family protein has translation MATWRQFEDEAPDLARIARAQLTATKHHVLATLRADGAPRVSGTEVHIDGDDLTLGSMLGAMKARDLRRDPRYALHSNPGDGSMTAPDVKITGRAVEVDEAALAAHRAERPDLPSEPFHLFRLEIDDVAVAGLNDTRTGMLIRWWRPGQPVRSSTR, from the coding sequence ATGGCGACATGGAGACAGTTCGAGGACGAGGCGCCCGACCTCGCCCGCATCGCGCGCGCCCAGCTCACCGCGACCAAGCACCACGTGCTGGCGACACTGCGCGCCGACGGCGCGCCGCGAGTCAGCGGCACCGAGGTGCACATCGACGGAGACGACCTCACCCTCGGCTCGATGCTCGGCGCGATGAAGGCGCGCGATCTGCGCCGCGACCCGCGGTACGCGCTGCACTCCAACCCTGGCGACGGTTCGATGACCGCGCCGGACGTCAAGATCACCGGCCGTGCCGTGGAGGTCGACGAAGCGGCGCTCGCGGCACATCGCGCCGAGCGGCCGGATCTGCCGTCGGAGCCCTTCCACCTGTTCCGGTTGGAGATAGACGACGTCGCGGTGGCCGGCCTCAACGACACCCGCACCGGGATGCTGATCAGATGGTGGCGGCCGGGTCAGCCGGTCCGGTCGTCCACGCGCTGA